In the Clostridium cellulovorans 743B genome, GCAGGTGCCTTTGTACAAGGAGCATCAATAGAATTATCTGCTGATGCACCAATAAGGGAGCCATTTATTGCTTATCTTCAGGGTGGACTTACTTTTGATCATGGGAAAATTGGTGTACTTATATCATTGTCTAATATTTTATAGCTATATGTTTCTATTTTTTAATGCAGAAAGTGCGTAAAAAATAAATTTAATACTAAAACATACCCCCTTATAGTAATAATCAAGAACTATTGCTATAAGGGGGTATATAGATTTTAGAACTATTCAATTTTAAAAATAAATTTTATTTATAGTTTCTAAATATCCCTGCAAGCTTTCCAAGTATAGTACAACTATTAACTATAATAGGGGATAAAAGCTTGTTTTCAGGTTGAAGTCTTATATGATTTTCTTCTCTATAAAAAGTTTTAATTGTAGCTTCACCTTCGATCATAGCAACAACTATATCTCCATTGTTTGCAGTGTTTTGCTTTTCAATTATAGCAAGATCACCATCGCGTATTCCAGCCTCAACCATACTCTCACCAGATACTTTTAGCATAAAAAGTTCTTTATTAGATTTTATAAATTGTGATGGAATAGTAAAAGTATCTTCAATGTCTTCAAAAGCTAATATAGGATTACCAGCTGTAACTTTACCTATAATAGGGATAGAAAGCATTTCTACTTTATTCTCTTTTAATAATTCTATAGCTCTTGGCTTTGAAGGATCTCTCCTAATATAACCACGTTTTTCTAA is a window encoding:
- the lexA gene encoding transcriptional repressor LexA; the protein is MVEKNNKQMEIYNYIKSVSAERGYPPSVREICTAVGLSSTSTVHGHLERLEKRGYIRRDPSKPRAIELLKENKVEMLSIPIIGKVTAGNPILAFEDIEDTFTIPSQFIKSNKELFMLKVSGESMVEAGIRDGDLAIIEKQNTANNGDIVVAMIEGEATIKTFYREENHIRLQPENKLLSPIIVNSCTILGKLAGIFRNYK